A stretch of the Xiphias gladius isolate SHS-SW01 ecotype Sanya breed wild chromosome 19, ASM1685928v1, whole genome shotgun sequence genome encodes the following:
- the arsk gene encoding arylsulfatase K, translating to MNKLVLALIFLYQNYGQSFCQNGTRPNIVMVMSDAFDGRLTFDPGSKVVQLPYINYLRELGSTFLNAYTNSPICCPSRAAMWSGQFVHLTQSWNNFKCLYANTTTWMDFLEENGYLTMMMGKLDYTSGSHSVSNRVEAWTRDVQFLLRQEGRPVPQLVGNMSTARIMRKDWKNTDKATQWIHQTAASSHQPFALYLGLNLPHPYKTESLGPTAGGSTFLTSPYWLTKVSSDLISVPKWLPMSAMHPVDYYSTFTKNCSDVFTEDEVKSIRAFYYAMCAEADAMLGQVISALRETGLLNNTVVIFTADHGELAMEHRQFYKMSMFEGSSHVPLLIMGPGLMSGLQVNQVVSLVDLYPTVLDIAGISAVGNLSGYSLLPLISKSSAFSKKQHPDWVLSEYHGCNVNASTYMLRSGRWKYITYGDGQSVPPQLFDLILDKEELYNVVLKFPDVQVHLDKLLRSIVDYPKVSTTVHLYNKEAFGAWRDSLGSNYSQVIGNLRWHVDWQKDVLANEKAVDRWLYGSL from the exons ATGAATAAATTGGTACTGGCTTTGATTTTCCTGTATCAAAATTACGGTCAAAGTTTTTGCCAAAACGGAACCAGACCAAACATTGTGATGGTGATGAGTGATGCATTT GATGGGCGATTGACCTTTGATCCTGGAAGCAAAGTTGTGCAGCTGCCGTATATAAACTACCTCAGGGAGCTGGGCTCTACCTTCCTCAATGCCTACACCAATTCTCCCATCTGCTGCCCTTCAAGGGCAG CAATGTGGAGTGGTCAGTTTGTCCACCTCACTCAGTCATGGAACAATTTCAAGTGCCTATATGCAAATACAACCACATGGATGGATTTTCTGGAGGAGAATGGATATCTTACCATGATGATGGGCAAGTTGGACTATACCTCAGGGAGTCACTCTGTCAG TAATCGAGTTGAGGCTTGGACACGAGATGTTCAATTCCTCCTGCGCCAAGAGGGCCGGCCAGTTCCGCAACTTGTTGGGAACATGTCAACAGCCAGGATCATGagaaaagactggaaaaatacagacaagGCTACACAGTGGATCCACCAAACAGCTGCATCCTCACACCAGCCCTTTGCTCTTTATCTTGGACTCAATTTACCTCACCCCTACAAAACTGAATCCCTGGGGCCTACTGCAGGAGGATCCACCTTCCTTACCTCACCATACTGGCTGACAAAG GTGTCTTCTGATCTCATCTCTGTTCCGAAATGGCTGCCCATGTCTGCCATGCACCCTGTTGATTACTACTCTACCTTCACCaaaaactgcagtgatgttttCACTGAGGACGAAGTCAAAAGCATTCGGGCCTTCTATTATGCCATGTGTGCTGAAGCAGATGCCATGCTGG GCCAGGTGATTTCAGCTCTGAGGGAAACTGGGCTGCTAAACAACACTGTCGTGATCTTTACGGCTGACCACGGAGAGCTAGCCATGGAGCACCGGCAGTTCTACAAGATGTCAATGTTTGAGGGCAGTTCCCATGTTCCCTTGCTGATCATGGGGCCTGGGCTGATGTCTGGCCTACAGGTCAACCAGGTTGTGTCTTTGGTTGATCTCTATCCCACTGTGCTGG ACATTGCTGGTATTTCAGCAGTAGGTAATCTAAGTGGCTactccctccttcctctgatATCCAAGTCCAGTGCCTTCTCCAAGAAGCAACATCCAGACTGGGTACTGAGTGAATATCATGGTTGTAATGTCAATGCCTCTACATACATGCTAAGAAGTGGCAGGTGGAAATACATCACCTATGGAGATGGCCAGAGTGTCCCTCCCCAGCTTTTTG ATCTTATACTGGACAAGGAAGAACTTTACAATGTGGTTCTCAAATTCCCAGATGTACAGGTGCATCTGGACAAGCTATTGCGCAGCATTGTAGACTATCCAAAAGTCTCTACAACTGTCCATCTCTATAATAAAGAAGCATTTGGCGCCTGGCGCGATAGTCTGGGAAGCAACTACAGCCAGGTCATTGGAAATCTCAGGTGGCATGTAGATTGGCAAAAAGATGTGTTAGCCAATGAGAAAGCTGTTGACAGGTGGCTTTATGGCtctttgtga